A window of Methanobacterium veterum contains these coding sequences:
- a CDS encoding B12-binding domain-containing radical SAM protein produces MAKNEGYKIVLTANRTLMSHYNGLVFLGFGACISKGVIPDMLYFSVMCPSIEANKDGSAVNAPCGTRKIESALLNGNFKDEDIVVAHPDHLDKVIGPNTKVLSITEIDPLGIAPATSMFRNMFGGDAYMSVKFEELLEHPHVQKYKPKIIIGGPGAWQLEDAEVQNRYGVDCVIIGDGEKTIGGIVEKAVNDKELPGVVRGEVVGEEEIPLIKNPTIDGIVEISRGCGRGCKFCAPTLQKFRCLPVEHILKEVELNLMAGKQPLLHAEDILRYKAEGFNVNTEAVADLFRQVSNYHGVDQVQISHFALSSAASAPDAVEEISNILELDKKGEWLSGQTGIETASPRLIENIMGGKCKPYRPEDWPQVVVDAFGILSDNSWVPVSTLIIGIPGEIEQDIQLTIDLVRELKEFKSIIVPLFFVSQGGLRKKSESFSMDKMTRKECELLMESWRHSLNWAETLLDEYFKMTRDNHVKSFFAKRIFAFSSRKAKEMVKMCENEYDYNMPAMVNDARNGDVKLLPQPMHSIYNYFMLEKRQ; encoded by the coding sequence TACCTGATATGTTATATTTTTCTGTGATGTGTCCTTCCATTGAAGCGAACAAGGATGGTTCTGCTGTGAATGCGCCATGTGGAACCCGAAAAATTGAATCTGCACTGTTAAACGGTAATTTTAAAGATGAGGATATTGTAGTTGCCCACCCTGACCACTTAGATAAAGTAATTGGCCCCAATACCAAAGTTTTGTCTATAACAGAAATTGATCCCCTTGGAATAGCCCCTGCAACATCTATGTTCCGAAATATGTTTGGGGGAGATGCATACATGTCAGTAAAGTTTGAAGAGCTACTGGAACATCCTCATGTACAAAAATACAAACCTAAAATTATTATCGGAGGGCCTGGGGCATGGCAGCTTGAGGATGCTGAAGTTCAAAACAGGTATGGAGTGGACTGCGTCATCATTGGGGATGGTGAAAAAACGATTGGCGGAATCGTTGAAAAAGCAGTAAACGACAAAGAGTTACCGGGGGTTGTTCGAGGGGAAGTGGTAGGTGAAGAAGAAATACCCCTGATTAAAAATCCCACTATAGATGGAATTGTGGAGATTTCAAGGGGATGCGGCCGTGGATGTAAGTTTTGTGCCCCAACGCTTCAGAAATTTCGGTGCCTGCCTGTTGAGCATATCCTTAAAGAAGTGGAACTCAACCTCATGGCTGGAAAACAGCCCTTACTTCACGCAGAAGATATTTTAAGGTACAAGGCTGAAGGTTTCAATGTCAACACTGAAGCCGTGGCTGACTTATTTAGACAAGTATCAAATTATCATGGTGTTGATCAAGTTCAGATCAGCCATTTCGCTTTATCTTCCGCTGCTAGCGCTCCAGATGCTGTAGAAGAGATATCAAACATTCTGGAACTTGATAAAAAGGGCGAATGGCTGAGCGGTCAAACAGGTATAGAAACTGCCAGCCCCAGATTAATCGAGAATATTATGGGGGGTAAATGCAAACCATATAGGCCTGAAGACTGGCCTCAAGTTGTAGTTGATGCATTTGGTATCCTGTCGGATAATTCATGGGTCCCTGTTTCCACTCTAATTATTGGAATTCCCGGTGAAATAGAGCAGGATATACAACTGACAATTGATCTGGTTCGGGAATTAAAAGAATTCAAAAGTATAATTGTTCCATTGTTCTTTGTTTCTCAAGGGGGGTTGAGGAAAAAATCAGAATCGTTTTCAATGGATAAAATGACACGTAAAGAATGTGAACTTTTAATGGAATCATGGCGCCACAGCTTGAACTGGGCAGAAACCTTGCTGGATGAATATTTCAAAATGACAAGGGATAACCATGTTAAATCATTCTTTGCAAAGAGAATTTTTGCTTTTAGCAGCCGTAAAGCCAAAGAAATGGTTAAAATGTGTGAAAATGAGTATGACTATAACATGCCTGCTATGGTAAATGATGCAAGAAATGGGGATGTAAAACTACTGCCACAACCCATGCATTCTATTTATAATTATTTCATGCTCGAAAAAAGACAATAA
- a CDS encoding AI-2E family transporter, with the protein MNYRIKGTLTSAIFVVAVLLLMSFFVLTPVFSAIILGAVFAYGIRPISKKMLPYLKFETITIILSMVLVILPLIVLIIIIINSSIESIPLITGIANNANLGNINDSTIQQYVPSGYQTYVGSFLNTAHAALGDILKSILTYLVEKLKSVPDILFELFIFFASTFYIAKDGDKLWEYITYAIPSEREHYFDTLFKEVEKVLKSIFVGHFLTSIIIGVLAGVGFAIIGYPFASLLGILTGFFQLIPFIGHWPIPLILAAYGFLTGSYIKAVAVLILGLIMSIVADFYLRPKLSGRYADIHPLIFILGFLCGPLVFGLVGFVLGPLILGVTYAAVISFKKENPNTSSEENKDKSAEDKKLEK; encoded by the coding sequence ATGAATTACAGAATAAAAGGTACATTGACATCGGCAATATTTGTTGTAGCAGTTTTGCTCCTCATGTCGTTTTTCGTGTTAACCCCTGTATTTAGCGCGATTATTCTAGGTGCAGTATTTGCATATGGAATCAGACCCATATCAAAAAAAATGCTCCCTTATTTAAAATTTGAAACTATCACAATCATATTATCAATGGTACTGGTGATTCTACCTTTAATTGTTCTTATTATAATTATAATAAATTCATCCATAGAATCCATTCCTTTAATAACCGGAATAGCAAATAACGCTAATTTAGGGAACATAAATGACAGTACAATTCAGCAGTATGTACCTTCAGGGTATCAGACATATGTTGGCTCATTTTTAAACACAGCTCACGCAGCACTGGGAGATATTTTAAAGAGCATTTTAACTTATCTTGTTGAAAAATTAAAATCTGTTCCAGACATTTTATTCGAGCTTTTCATATTCTTTGCGTCCACTTTCTATATAGCAAAGGACGGGGACAAGCTGTGGGAGTACATTACATATGCAATCCCCAGTGAAAGAGAACATTACTTTGATACCCTCTTTAAAGAGGTAGAAAAGGTCCTAAAAAGCATATTTGTGGGCCATTTTCTTACAAGTATTATAATAGGCGTACTTGCAGGTGTTGGATTTGCAATTATAGGATACCCATTTGCTTCACTTTTAGGGATATTAACTGGATTTTTCCAGCTTATACCGTTTATAGGGCACTGGCCAATCCCATTAATACTTGCTGCATATGGATTTTTAACTGGAAGCTATATAAAAGCTGTTGCAGTGTTAATACTTGGTCTTATCATGAGCATAGTTGCTGATTTTTACCTGAGGCCAAAACTATCAGGCAGGTATGCAGATATCCACCCACTAATATTTATACTTGGATTCCTGTGTGGACCTCTCGTATTTGGATTAGTAGGTTTTGTTTTAGGCCCTCTAATTTTAGGAGTTACATATGCAGCTGTTATTTCATTTAAAAAAGAGAATCCAAATACAAGTTCCGAAGAAAATAAAGACAAGTCTGCTGAAGATAAAAAGTTAGAAAAATAG
- a CDS encoding dihydroorotate dehydrogenase electron transfer subunit, whose amino-acid sequence MHAPKVVEIKRIIEETDTIKTFIFNWDDEPAKPGQFMMVWNFQDEKPMSVSLIDPIKEEIGISIKNIGPFTEAIHSLQVGDKLGLRGPYGRGFEIAGSKILAVGGGVGMAPISAFVNEARGRGIEVDVISAATTKDELLFLDDLKAVDVNAYACTDDGSFGFCGFATEFMEKIIKEKDYDMVVTCGPEIMMKGVFEIVDKLKIPAQFSMERYMKCGIGICGQCCVDNTGWRICAEGPVFWTDEVRLITEFGKYKRDASGIKHNI is encoded by the coding sequence ATGCATGCTCCAAAAGTTGTTGAAATCAAAAGGATAATTGAAGAAACTGATACCATTAAAACGTTCATTTTCAATTGGGACGACGAACCTGCAAAGCCAGGGCAGTTCATGATGGTATGGAATTTTCAGGACGAAAAACCAATGTCAGTATCATTAATTGATCCCATAAAAGAAGAAATAGGCATATCTATTAAAAATATAGGTCCATTTACAGAAGCTATTCACTCCCTCCAAGTTGGAGATAAACTCGGCCTTAGAGGGCCTTATGGACGTGGATTTGAAATAGCTGGATCTAAAATCCTTGCAGTGGGAGGTGGAGTTGGAATGGCACCTATATCTGCTTTCGTGAACGAAGCACGTGGTAGAGGCATAGAAGTAGATGTTATAAGTGCAGCTACCACAAAAGATGAACTTTTATTCCTGGATGATCTTAAAGCAGTTGATGTTAACGCTTATGCGTGTACTGATGACGGGAGTTTTGGATTCTGCGGGTTTGCCACTGAATTTATGGAAAAGATCATTAAAGAAAAAGATTATGATATGGTGGTGACCTGCGGCCCTGAGATAATGATGAAAGGGGTCTTTGAAATAGTAGATAAACTAAAAATCCCAGCTCAGTTTTCAATGGAACGCTATATGAAATGTGGTATCGGAATATGCGGGCAGTGCTGCGTTGATAATACTGGGTGGAGGATATGTGCAGAAGGCCCTGTTTTCTGGACAGATGAAGTAAGGTTAATTACAGAATTTGGAAAATACAAAAGAGATGCATCGGGTATCAAACATAATATTTAG
- a CDS encoding dihydroorotate dehydrogenase has protein sequence MLEVELCDIKMKNPTMLAAGVLGSTAASLNWAARSGAGAVVTKSFGLHPNKGYVNPTTVEVTGGIINAIGLSNPGVDAFYGELEKIEKTTPTIASIYGPSAEEFSQIAAKVENLVDIIELNVSCPHAQKGCGASIGADPELTGEIVKAVKNAVEIPVIAKLTPNVTDIVEIALSAEKAGCDGLTLINSLGPGMKIDLDTANPILSNKFGGLSGPAIKPVALRCVFDVYDAVEIPVVGVGGISDYRDAVEFIFAGARCVQIGTSIMYKGLDIFKEITDGMKKFMYNKGYESIDEMVGIAHK, from the coding sequence ATGTTAGAAGTTGAACTATGTGACATAAAGATGAAAAATCCAACAATGCTGGCAGCAGGCGTGCTTGGAAGTACCGCAGCCTCACTTAACTGGGCAGCAAGAAGTGGTGCAGGGGCTGTTGTAACAAAATCTTTCGGTTTACATCCAAACAAAGGTTATGTTAACCCCACAACCGTTGAAGTTACAGGCGGTATTATAAATGCCATAGGACTTTCAAATCCAGGCGTAGATGCATTTTACGGAGAATTAGAGAAAATTGAAAAAACAACACCAACAATCGCTTCTATCTATGGTCCATCTGCCGAAGAATTCTCACAAATTGCAGCTAAAGTGGAAAATCTGGTGGATATAATTGAATTAAATGTCTCATGTCCACATGCCCAAAAGGGGTGCGGCGCTTCAATAGGTGCAGACCCAGAACTAACAGGAGAAATAGTAAAAGCTGTTAAAAATGCTGTGGAAATCCCAGTAATTGCAAAATTAACACCTAATGTTACAGATATTGTTGAAATTGCGTTAAGTGCTGAAAAAGCAGGCTGTGATGGGCTTACACTCATAAATTCACTCGGTCCTGGAATGAAAATAGATCTAGATACTGCAAATCCTATTCTCTCAAACAAATTTGGAGGATTATCAGGCCCTGCCATAAAACCAGTTGCACTTAGGTGCGTCTTTGATGTGTATGATGCAGTTGAAATTCCAGTAGTTGGAGTAGGCGGTATATCAGATTATAGAGACGCTGTAGAATTTATATTTGCCGGTGCAAGGTGCGTTCAAATTGGTACCTCCATTATGTATAAAGGACTGGATATTTTCAAAGAGATCACCGACGGGATGAAAAAATTCATGTACAACAAAGGATATGAATCCATAGATGAAATGGTGGGAATAGCCCACAAGTAA
- a CDS encoding NOP5/NOP56 family protein, with the protein MKCYLTSCFVGFIILDEDFNLMDYELFPKRDLIKRQIEVSSGNLTREEEAILKRNVKNCDSIIIETNLNISNYNNLKGASKFKFETPNTGGEFLRSNMAPVLKEVGFIDSEDDLNQVLHSISLELTNYKLKEASKARDMFLIQAINAIDEIDEATGKLIERLREWHALNFPELDKIKNNEKYVKLIAEYGDRNTIIENELLDEIKISSQSTGTEMEGHDLEVLQGFAGSVKSLQDTKKSLTDYVDQKMSEIAPNLSNLLGSSLGAKLIAHIGGIEKLALLPSSTIQIMGAEKALFRHKKTGERPPKHGLIYQHPEIRSARWWLKGKIARALAAKISLAVRKDVYSGELDPNLKEDFEKKLESIKKEHPFPPRSTKSKEDKKKDKGKKKKKKREKYKKKVKDYY; encoded by the coding sequence ATGAAATGTTATCTTACAAGTTGTTTTGTGGGTTTTATTATCTTGGATGAAGATTTTAACCTTATGGATTATGAACTTTTCCCAAAAAGGGATCTGATAAAAAGACAAATTGAAGTCAGTAGTGGTAATTTAACCCGTGAAGAGGAAGCTATACTTAAAAGGAATGTTAAAAATTGTGATTCAATTATAATAGAAACAAACCTGAATATTTCAAATTATAATAATTTAAAAGGAGCGTCCAAGTTTAAATTTGAAACTCCAAACACTGGGGGAGAGTTTTTAAGGTCAAATATGGCCCCTGTTTTAAAGGAAGTTGGATTTATAGATTCTGAGGATGATTTAAATCAGGTTTTACACAGCATATCTTTAGAACTTACAAATTACAAACTTAAAGAAGCATCAAAAGCGCGGGACATGTTTTTAATTCAGGCTATAAATGCAATAGATGAAATTGACGAAGCCACCGGTAAATTAATCGAAAGACTAAGGGAATGGCATGCACTTAACTTCCCCGAGCTTGATAAAATAAAAAATAATGAAAAATATGTTAAATTAATTGCAGAATACGGTGACAGAAATACTATAATTGAAAATGAACTTTTAGATGAGATAAAAATATCAAGTCAAAGCACCGGGACTGAAATGGAAGGCCATGATCTTGAAGTGCTTCAGGGATTTGCAGGCTCTGTAAAATCGCTTCAGGATACCAAAAAATCCCTCACGGATTATGTGGATCAAAAAATGAGTGAAATTGCCCCAAATTTAAGCAATCTACTTGGTTCATCACTTGGTGCAAAATTGATAGCTCACATTGGCGGCATTGAAAAATTAGCATTACTTCCATCAAGCACTATTCAGATTATGGGTGCAGAAAAAGCACTTTTCAGGCATAAAAAAACTGGAGAGAGACCTCCTAAGCATGGACTTATATATCAGCATCCTGAAATTAGAAGCGCCAGATGGTGGCTCAAAGGGAAAATTGCAAGAGCACTGGCAGCTAAAATATCTCTTGCAGTTAGAAAAGATGTTTATTCAGGTGAACTGGACCCTAATCTAAAAGAAGATTTTGAGAAGAAACTTGAATCCATTAAAAAGGAACATCCATTCCCTCCACGGTCTACTAAATCAAAAGAAGATAAGAAAAAAGATAAAGGGAAGAAAAAGAAGAAAAAAAGGGAAAAATATAAGAAAAAAGTCAAAGATTACTATTAA
- a CDS encoding CPBP family intramembrane glutamic endopeptidase, with product METRNAFDSVKLRSLAFWMVLSLIVIIIIMGTRGPELDGPLGDIILMILFYAIIVVWIMWKFKSFHVDYKKIIGKFPPDYKWWWILGIVALLILFSVGTFWLLYYPLSFIAPSYVNGVLNETSFYTTADTTSPLAYNFLIVLITVLVAPVVEEFLFRGVILQRLAVKWGTTAGVLISSFIFGILHGDILGAFVFGIFMSLLYINTRTLLVPIACHILNNGLAFGLSFIGILLGESETATTVAQFQSGILYALILLLVTVPIVIYFVCKNWPKKDTKLPYFA from the coding sequence ATGGAAACTAGAAACGCTTTTGATAGTGTTAAACTTAGAAGTTTAGCCTTCTGGATGGTTTTAAGTCTAATAGTAATCATTATAATCATGGGAACTAGGGGTCCTGAACTTGATGGCCCACTGGGTGATATAATCTTAATGATCCTGTTCTATGCAATAATTGTAGTCTGGATTATGTGGAAATTTAAATCATTTCACGTAGATTATAAAAAAATCATTGGAAAATTTCCCCCTGATTATAAATGGTGGTGGATTTTAGGTATCGTTGCTTTACTTATACTTTTCTCAGTGGGAACATTCTGGCTTCTATATTATCCACTGTCATTTATTGCCCCTTCATATGTAAATGGGGTTTTAAATGAAACCAGTTTTTATACAACGGCAGATACAACATCTCCACTTGCATATAATTTTTTGATCGTGCTAATTACGGTATTGGTGGCTCCAGTTGTGGAAGAATTTTTATTTAGAGGTGTTATTCTGCAGAGACTTGCTGTAAAATGGGGTACTACAGCAGGAGTACTGATATCATCATTTATATTTGGAATTTTACATGGCGATATTTTAGGGGCATTTGTCTTTGGTATCTTCATGTCTCTACTTTATATAAACACCAGAACCCTTTTAGTTCCTATTGCATGCCATATTTTGAACAATGGACTGGCTTTTGGACTTTCATTTATCGGAATCCTGCTGGGTGAAAGTGAAACTGCAACTACAGTTGCCCAATTTCAGTCAGGTATATTATATGCTTTAATACTACTTTTAGTGACTGTGCCTATTGTAATTTATTTTGTCTGTAAAAACTGGCCTAAAAAGGACACAAAGCTCCCATATTTTGCCTGA
- a CDS encoding CPBP family intramembrane glutamic endopeptidase yields MANETVFNFIKVRYIALLIIIGMILFFIVLGKFKGIGSPEKSVIFGFYFYAVISFWILRNIKKYSIDYKKFIGFIPADCNWLEVIGIVFAIIILSVGLNELRMYLLSTLNPAVLSYVPGTSTFYTAKDSPIAPLLNFMEFFIGVIIAPIVEEFLFRGFLLHRFTIKWGIRTAVLASSFIFGILHADILGAFLFGLVMCILYLKTGTILVPIFCHMLNNCVAFGMEMLGNIAPKAATTGTVTHVPNVGLALFLTLFSGIIIIYYLYHNFPKRYWVPPYFRKYEE; encoded by the coding sequence ATGGCTAATGAAACTGTTTTCAATTTTATAAAGGTAAGATACATAGCTTTATTGATAATAATAGGTATGATTCTATTTTTTATTGTTTTAGGCAAGTTTAAGGGCATTGGATCTCCTGAAAAGAGTGTAATATTTGGATTCTATTTTTATGCAGTAATTTCATTCTGGATCTTAAGAAATATCAAAAAATACAGCATTGATTATAAAAAATTTATTGGGTTTATTCCCGCTGACTGTAACTGGTTGGAAGTAATTGGAATTGTATTTGCTATTATTATCCTTTCTGTGGGATTAAATGAACTTCGTATGTATCTTTTATCCACTTTAAACCCTGCTGTACTCTCATATGTTCCAGGTACAAGTACATTTTACACAGCAAAGGATAGTCCGATTGCTCCACTTTTAAACTTTATGGAATTCTTTATTGGAGTTATAATAGCTCCAATTGTAGAGGAATTTTTATTTAGGGGATTTTTATTGCACCGTTTCACAATTAAATGGGGTATCAGGACTGCTGTATTGGCTTCTTCATTTATTTTTGGAATTTTGCATGCAGACATCCTGGGTGCTTTTCTTTTTGGCCTTGTAATGTGCATTCTTTACCTTAAAACTGGTACAATATTAGTGCCAATTTTCTGCCACATGTTAAATAATTGCGTAGCCTTTGGGATGGAAATGCTGGGTAATATTGCTCCAAAGGCCGCAACAACAGGTACTGTTACACATGTCCCTAATGTAGGGTTAGCTCTGTTTTTAACATTATTTTCAGGCATAATAATTATCTATTATCTGTACCACAACTTTCCCAAAAGGTACTGGGTACCTCCTTACTTCCGGAAATATGAAGAATAA
- a CDS encoding fibrillarin-like rRNA/tRNA 2'-O-methyltransferase, giving the protein MEITQILPGVYETDGHIATENLNCGIKVYGERLVEIKDKEYRIWDPRRSKLGAAILNGLETFPFKEDSKMLYLGASAGTTPSHISDVSKDGLIYCVEFSPRMMRDLAEVCRQRQNMVPILDDATKPKNYMNLVQKVDVVYSDVAQPKQSELFMDNMRLFLKEDGIGILMIKARSIDVIKSPKKIFKEEESKLKTAGFRVIEKINLEPYEKDHMAFVCEFSF; this is encoded by the coding sequence ATGGAAATTACTCAAATATTACCCGGCGTTTATGAAACAGACGGCCATATCGCAACGGAAAACCTTAATTGTGGAATTAAAGTTTATGGGGAAAGGTTAGTCGAAATCAAGGATAAGGAATATAGAATATGGGATCCAAGGCGTTCAAAGCTTGGAGCTGCAATTTTAAATGGTTTAGAAACATTTCCATTTAAAGAAGACTCAAAAATGCTGTATTTAGGCGCATCAGCAGGTACAACTCCTTCACATATTTCAGACGTATCAAAAGATGGGTTGATATACTGTGTGGAATTTTCACCTAGAATGATGCGGGATCTGGCAGAGGTCTGCAGGCAGCGCCAGAATATGGTTCCAATTCTGGACGATGCTACAAAGCCAAAAAATTACATGAACCTGGTTCAAAAAGTTGACGTGGTGTACTCTGATGTGGCCCAGCCTAAACAATCTGAACTATTCATGGACAACATGCGTTTGTTTTTAAAAGAAGACGGAATTGGGATTTTAATGATAAAAGCAAGGAGTATAGATGTAATCAAGTCTCCAAAGAAAATTTTTAAAGAGGAAGAATCTAAATTGAAAACGGCAGGTTTTAGAGTAATCGAGAAAATTAATCTCGAACCCTATGAAAAGGACCACATGGCTTTTGTCTGTGAATTCAGTTTTTAG